One genomic region from Camelus bactrianus isolate YW-2024 breed Bactrian camel chromosome 3, ASM4877302v1, whole genome shotgun sequence encodes:
- the PCYOX1L gene encoding prenylcysteine oxidase 1-like: MARAARLLAALAALLAAAATGDARPSKIAVVGAGIGGSAVAHFLQQHFGPRVQIDVFEKATVGGRLATISVNKQHYESGAASFHSLSLHMQQFVKQLGLRHRREVGGRSAIFNGENFVLEETDWYLLNLFRLWWHYGISFLRLQMWVEEVMEKFMRIYKYQAHGYAFSGVEELLYSLGESAFINMTQRSVAESLLQVGVTQRFIDDVVSAVLRASYGQSAAMPAFAGAMSLAGAQGSLWSVEGGNKLVCSGLLKVTKANVIYATVTSVSLQHTEGKPLYHVEYENEAGTGSDYYDIVVIATPLHLDNSSTITFEGFDPPIDVVQGSFQPTVVSLVHGYLNSSYFGFPDPKLFPFASILTTDFPSFFSALDNICPVNVSASFRRKQPQEAAVWRVQSPQPLFQSQLKTLFRSYYSVQTAEWQAHPLHGSHTTLPRFALHDQLFHLNALEWAASSVEVTAVAAKNVALLAYNRWYQDLDKIDQKDLMHKVKTEL; the protein is encoded by the exons ATGGCCCGCGCTGCCCGGCTCCTCGCCGCGCTGGCCGCGCTCCTCGCCGCCGCCGCTACAGGCGATGCCCGGCCCAGCAAAATCG CTGTGGTTGGAGCCGGAATTGGGGGTTCTGCCGTGGCCCATTTCCTGCAACAGCACTTCGGCCCCAGGGTGCAGATCGACGTGTTCGAGAAGGCGACTGTGGGCGGCCGCCTGGCAACCATCTCGGTCAACAAGCAGCACTACGAGAGTGGGGCCGCCTCCTTCCACTCCCTGAGCCTCCACATGCAGCAATTCGTCAAGCAGCTGG GGCTGCGGCACCGGCGCGAGGTGGGAGGCAGGAGTGCCATCTTCAACGGGGAGAATTTCGTGCTGGAGGAAACTGACTGGTACCTGCTGAACCTCTTCCGTCTCTGGTGGCACTATGGCATCAGCTTCCTGAGACTGCAGATGTGGGTGGAGGAGGTCATGGAGAAGTTCATGAG GATCTATAAGTACCAGGCCCACGGTTATGCCTTCTCGGGTGTGGAGGAACTGCTCTACTCGCTGGGGGAGTCCGCCTTCATCAACATGACCCAGCGCTCCGTGGCCGAGTCTCTGCTCCAGGTGGGCGTCACACAGCGCTTTATCGACGACGTCGTCTCCGCCGTCCTGCGGGCCAGCTATGGCCAGTCAGCCGCCATGCCCGCCTTTGCTG GAGCCATGTCGCTAGCTGGGGCCCAAGGCAGCCTGTGGTCTGTGGAGGGAGGCAACAAGCTGGTTTGTTCCGGTCTGCTGAAGGTCACCAAGGCCAACGTGATCTACGCCACGGTGACCTCTGTTTCCCTGCAGCATACAG AAGGGAAACCCTTGTACCACGTAGAGTATGAGAATGAGGCGGGCACGGGCTCCGACTACTACGACATAGTGGTCATCGCCACCCCTCTGCACCTGGACAACAGCAGCACCATCACCTTCGAAGGCTTCGACCCACCCATTGATGTTGTCCAGGGCTCTTTCCAGCCCACTGTCGTCTCCTTGGTCCACGGCTACCTCAACTCTTCCTACTTTGGCTTCCCCGACCCTAAGCTTTTCCCCTTCGCCAGCATTCTTACCACAGATTTCCCCAGCTTCTTCAGTGCTCTGGACAACATCTGCCCTGTCAATGTCTCGGCCAGCTTCCGCCGGAAGCAGCCTCAAGAGGCAGCCGTTTGGCGCGTCCAAtccccccagcccctcttccAGTCCCAGCTGAAGACCCTCTTCCGCTCCTATTACTCGGTGCAGACAGCCGAGTGGCAGGCCCACCCCCTCCATGGCTCCCACACCACCCTCCCACGGTTTGCACTGCACGACCAGCTCTTCCACCTCAACGCCCTGGAGTGGGCGGCCAGCTCCGTGGAGGTGACAGCTGTCGCTGCCAAGAATGTGGCCCTGCTGGCTTACAACCGCTGGTACCAGGACCTAGATAAGATTGACCAAAAGGATTTGATGCACAAGGTGAAGACTGAACTGTGA